CGCTGGACGCCGACAGCGACGACGGCACCGGCCGGCACGTCGAGGGCGCCTACTACGCGTGGACGCCCGCGCAGTTGGCCGAGGTGCTCGGCGAGGACGACGCCCGGATCGCCGCGCACTACTTCGGCGTGACGGACGAGGGCACCTTCGAGCACGGCTCCTCGGTGCTGCAACTCCCGCAGCAGGACAGCGTGTTCGACGCCGAGCGGATCGCGTCGATCCGGCGCCGGCTGCTCGCCGCGCGGGACACGCGTCCGGCACCAGGGCGCGACGACAAGGTGGTCGCCGCCTGGAACGGCCTCGCCATCGCCGCGCTCGCCGAGACCGGCGCCTACTTCGACCGCCCCGACCTCGTGGAGGCGGCCGTCGGCGCCGCCGACCTCCTGGTCCGGCTGCACCTGGACGAGCAGGCACGGCTGGCCCGCACCAGCAAGGACGGCAGGACCGGCGCCAACGCGGGCGTCCTGGAGGACTACGCGGACGTCTCGGAGGGGTTCCTCGCGCTCGCCTCGGTCACCGGCGAGGGCGTCTGGCTGGAGTTCGCCGGGTTCCTGCTCGACCACGTCCTGGCCCGGTTCACCGACCCGGAGTCCGGCGCCCTCTACGACACCGCCACCGACGCCGAGCAGTTGATCCGCCGCCCGCAGGACCCGACCGACAACGCCACCCCGTCCGGCTGGAGCGCCGCCGCGGGAGCGCTGCTCGGATACGCGGCGCAGACCGGCTCGACGCCCCACCGGGCCGCCGCCGAGCGGGCGTTGGGCGTCGTGAGGACGCTCGGCCCGCGCGTCCCCCGGTTCGTCGGCTGGGGCCTCGCGGTCGCCGAGGCGCTCCTCGACGGGCCGCGCGAGATCGCCGTGGTGGCGTCCGAGGCCGACGACACGGCGTCGAAGTCCCTGCACCGCACGGCACTTCTGGGCCTCGCGCCCGGCGCCGTCGTCGCCTACGGGACCGCCGGGAGCGACGAGTTCCCGCTGCTCGCCGACCGGCCGCTGGTCGACGGCGGACCGGCCGCCTACGTCTGCCGGCACTTCACCTGCGAGGCACCCACCACCGACCCGGCCGAGCTGCGCGCCGCGCTCGACGGCTGAACCGGACAGATCCGTAACCCACCCAAACGTGATGTGCATGAGGAATATTCACGCTCGGGCCTCAATGTGATGAAACACGCCCTTCACCGAAAGGGCCTGCGCTCTTCACAGTTCACCCATAGTCTCTGCGGCGTGGCGCAACCGACTTGACGGGGCGTCATGTCCGGGGGGACTACAGGGATCTGGGGGGATCTTTTGCTCACGTCCATCGTCATCGCCACTGTCTCGATGGCCCTGTTCGGGATGGCTGCGTTCACTCTGTGGTGGCAGATGCACGCGTGGCGCACGCCCGAAGTGCTCGCCTCCACCCGGTTCAGCAGACCGGACGGCGCCGCACACGTGTCGTTCTCGCTGCTCCTGCCGGCCCGCCACGAACAGGCGGTCCTCGACCACACCGTCCAGCGGCTGCTGGAGTCCAGCCACACCGACTTCGAGATCATCGTCATCGTGGGGCACGACGACCCCGAGACCACCGCGGTGGCCGAACGCGCCGCCGCACGCGACCCACGGGTCCGGGTCGTCGTCGACACCCATGAGAAGAAGAACAAACCGCGCGCCATGAACACCGCGCTGCCGCGCTGCCGGGGAGCCGTCGTCGGGGTCTTCGACGCCGAGGACCAGGTCCATCCCGAGCTGCTCGCCCACGTCGACCACGCCTTCCGCACCACCGGCGCCGACGTCGTGCAGGGCGGCGTCCAGCTGATCAACTTCCACTCCAGCTGGTACAGCCTGCGCAACTGCCTCGAATACTTCTTCTGGTTCAGGTCCCGGCTGCATCTGCACGCCCAGAAGGGGTTCATACCGCTCGGCGGCAACACCGTCTTCGTCCGCACCGACGTCCTGCGCGCGGCCGGCGGCTGGGACCCGGACTGCCTCGCCGAGGACTGCGACCTCGGTGTCCGGCTCTCCTCGGTCGGCAAGAAGGTCGTCGTCGCCTACGACTCCGCGATGGTCACCCGCGAGGAGACACCCGGCAGCCTGATGTCGCTGCTGAAGCAGCGCACCCGCTGGAACCAGGGGTTCCTCCAGGTCTACCGGAAGAAGGACTGGCACCGGCTGCCGCGCTTCGAGCAGCGGTTGCTGGCCCGCTACACCCTCATGACACCGTTCCTCCAGGCGTTCTCCGGCGTGATCATCCCGCTCAACGTGGCCGTCGCCCTCTTCCTCGACGTGCCCGTCGGGATCGCCTTCGTCACCTTCCTGCCGGCCCTCACCGCCCTCGTCACCTTCGTCTTCGAGGTCGTCGGACTGCACGACTTCGGGGCCCAGTACGGGCTGCGGGTGCGCACCGTCCACTACCTCAAGCTGGTCCTGGGCGGTCCCGCCTACCAGGTGCTGCTCGCCGGAGCCGCCATCCGCGCCGTCTGGCGCGAGCAACGCGGGCGCACCGACTGGGAGTTGACCACGCACACCGGCGCGCACCTCAGCGGCGCTGCCGTGACCCGAGACCTCCGAGAGGACGTCCCCGCGTGACCTCCACCCTCCCCGCGGCGACCGCTCCCCAGGTCCCCGCGCAGCGCACTCCCGCGCCCGAAACCGCCCCGCCCGAGCGCCCCGCCGCACCCGGCGGGCTCCGGGCGGCCCGCCCCGACCTGCTGCTGTGCGGCGCGCTCCTCGTCGTCATCCTGGTCGTGCAGGGCTGGAACATCGCCGACTACCCGGCCCTCAGCGACGACGAGGGCACCTACCTCGCGCAGGCCTGGGCGGTCCAGCAGGGCAGCGGCCTCGCCCACTACACCTACTGGTACGACCACCCGCCGCTCGGCTGGATACAACTCGCCCTGCTCACCTGGATACCCTCGGTGCTCAGCCCGGGTTCGATGACCGTCGGCACCATGCGCACGGTGATGCTGCTGGTCAGCGCGGTCAGCGCGATCCTCCTCTACCTGCTGGCCCGGCGGCTGTCGCTGCCCCGCTGGGCCGCCGCCCTCGCCATGGCCCTCTTCGGCCTCTCGCCGCTGTCGGTCGTCCTCCAGCGCGAGATCTTCCTCGACAACCTCGCCGTGCTGTGGACGCTGCTGGCGTTCACCCTGGCCGCCTCCCCGAGCCGCCACCTCTGGCACCACTTCGCGGCGGGCGTCGCCGCGGCCGTCGGCGTCCTCACCAAGGAGACGATGCTCGTCGTCCTGCCCGCGCTGCTGCTCACCATGTGGCGGCACAGCCACCGCGACACCCGCAAGTTCGCCCTCACCGGCGCGGTCACCGCCTGCACCCTGATCGGCTTCCTGTACCCCCTGTTCGCCCTGCTGAAGGGCGAGTTGGTGCCCGGCAGCGGCCATGTCTCGCTCTGGGACGGCATCACCTACCAGATGACGAGGCCCGGCTCCGGCTTCATCCTCGACCCCGGTTCCGGCTCCTACGGGGTGCTGCACTCCTGGCTGTACTACGACCGCGTCCTGCCGCTCGGCGGGCTGCTCGGCGCGGTCCTGCTGCTGGTCACCTGGCGCTGGTCGGTCACCGCCCGCGCGCTCGCGGGCCCCGCCCTCACGATCGCGATCCTCGCCGCCCTCGCCCTGCGCCCCGACGGCTATCTGCCCGCCATGTACGTCATCCAGGCGCTGCCGTTCCTCGCCCTGGTGCTGGCGGGCGGCGCCGCCTCGGTCGCCCACGGGGTGCTGCGCCGCCGGCGGACGGAGCGGGAGGCGCGGTACGTCACCGCGGGACGCCATGTCGTCGCCGTCGCCCTGGCGCTCGCGGCCGCCGCCTACACCGTGCCGAGCTGGTACGACGGCGCCCGCACCGCCGTCACCACCGACGCCAACGCCCCCTACCGGGCCGCCGCCGGCTGGCTGGCCTCGGAGGTCGAGGAACCGCGCGACACCCGGGTCCTCGTCGACGACGCGCTCTGGCTCGACCTGGTGCACGCCGGGTACCGGCCGGGACTCGGCGTCATCTGGTTCTACAAGGCCGACCTCGACCCGGCGGTCACCAGGACCATGCCGCGCGGCTGGCGCGACCTCGACTACGTGGTCGCCTCCCCGACGGTACGGCGCGACGCGGCCGACCTGCCCCATGTCCGGGCCGCCATCGACCACTCCACCCCGGTCGCCGTCTTCGGCACCGGACCCGACCGCATCGAGATCCGGCAGATCCAGCCGGCCTCCGGAGGCGTCCGATGACCCACGAACACGCTGCCGTGCCGGGCGAGTTGACGGACCCGGCGGGGTCAGGGGGCGCGCTGGCCGAGCCGGGCGCCGTCACCCTCGTCGTCCCCACCTTCAACGAGTCCGCGAACATCCGCGAACTCCTGCGCCAGATAGCCGAGTCGGTGCCGTCCCGGCTGCCCTGCGAGGTCGTCTTCGTCGACGACTCCACCGACGACACCCCGGACGTGATCCGGGAGGCCGCCCGGCACTGCCCGTTCCCGGTGACCGTCCTGCACCGGGCGGAGCCCGTCGGCGGCCTCGGCGGCGCGGTCGTCGAGGGGCTGCGGGCGGCCACCTCCGAGTGGATCGTCGTCATGGACGGCGACTGCCAGCATCCCCCGTCCCTGGTACCGGAGTTGGTCGCCACCGGGGAACGCACGGGCGCCGGGCTCGTCGTCGCCTCGCGCTACATCGAGGGCGGCAGCAGGGCCGGACTCGCCGGCGGCTACCGGGTCGCCGTCTCCCGCGCCGCGACCTGGCTCACCAAGTCCCTCTTCCCGCGCGGGCTGCGCGGCATCAGCGACCCGATGAGCGGCTTCTTCGCGATCCGCCGCGCCGACATCACCGCCGACACCCTCAAGCCGCTCGGCTACAAGATCCTCCTGGAACTCGCCGTCCGCGGCAGGCCGGACCGGGTCGGCGAGGTGCCGTTCGTCTTCCAGGACCGGTTCGCGGGACACTCCAAGTCCGGCGCGCGCGAGGGGTTACGGTTCCTGCGCCATCTGATCGGGCTGCGCACCGCCTCCCCGGCCGCCCGCCTGATCGGCTTCGGCCTGATCGGCGCCTCCGGGTTCCTGCCCAACCTGCTGGGCCTGTGGGCCCTCACCCGCGCCGGACTGCACTACGTACCGGCCGAGATCGCCGCCAACCAGCTCGGCGTCGCCTGGAACCTCGTCCTCATCGAGCACCTGCTGTTCCGCGACCGCAGGGGACACCGCCGCTGGTGGGACCGGGCCTGCCGGTTCGCGCTGCTCGCCAACGCCGACCTGGTGCTGCGCATCCCGCTGATCGCGCTGCTCGTGCACCGGTTCGGGATGGGCGCGCTCGGCGCGACCGCGCTCGCCCTGGCCATCACGTTCGTGCTGCGCTTCGTCGGGACCGAAGCGCTGGTCTACCTCCCGCGCAGGGGGCGCGGGGGAAGCACCGCAGCGAGGAGAGCCGTGTGAGGAAGAGATCTGTCCGCACCCACCGCAGAAGGACCGCGCTGGTCGGGGTGGGGGCCCTGACCGCCGGTCTGCTCCTGACCGCGCCGCAGCAGGCCGCCGCCGCCAACCTGGTCGTCAACGCCGGGTTCGAGACGGCCGGACCCGACGGCATGCCGTCCTGCTGGGAGCGGTCCGGCTGGGGCGACAACGACTTCGCCTTCGAGACGACGAGCGACGCCCACAGCGGCGCGAAGGCGATGAAGGTGACGCTGACCCGCCGCGTCGACGGCGACCGCAAGGCCCTGATCACCGAGTCCGCCGCATGCGCGCCGGTGGTCGCCGCGGGCAGGCAGTACGACCTGTCGCTCTGGTACCGCTCGACCACCCCGGACGCCAACGTCACCCTGTTCCGGCACGACAGCACGGCCGGCTGGCAGTACTGGACGGACCTCAAGACGCTGGACATGCAGGGGAGTTGGACCGAGGCCACGGTCCGCACCCCGGAGGTGCCGGCCGGCACCGACCGGATCACCTGGGGCGTCTCCGTCTACGGCACCGGCTCGGTGACCACCGACGACTACACGATGGAACAGGTCGCGACAGTCACCCCGCCGGCCGGCTGCACCGCCACCGCGGCCGAGTGCGCCGACGGCCGCTGGGAGGTGCTGCCCACCCGCAACCCGGTCCGCTCGATGCACTCCGTCGTCCTGAGCAACGGCAAGGTGCTGCTGATCGCGGGCTCAGGCAACAGCGAGGAGAACTTCGCCGCGGGCACCTTCACCTCGGCGGTCTACGATCCCGCCGCCGGCACCTACAAGGTCATCCCCACGCCGAAGGACATGTTCTGCGCCGGGCACGTCCAGCTCCAGGACGGCCGGGTGCTGGTGATGAGCGGCAACCAGGCGTTCCCCGCGGCCGACGGCTCGCACGGCTACGAGGGCTACAAGGACTCCTACCTCTTCGACCCGGCCACCGAGACCTACAGCAGGACCAACGACCTCAACGACGGCCACTGGTACCCGTCGGCGACCGAGCTGGGCAACGGCGACGTCATCTCGTTCGGCGGACTGCGCGAGGACTCCACCGGGTCGGTGACCGCCGAGTACTGGAAGGACGCCGAGCAGCGCTGGCTGCCGCTGTGGCAGGTCAACCAGACCTGGTCCTACTGGGGCCTGTACCCGTCGATGATCCTGATGCAGGACGGCCGCCTCTTCTACTCGGGCAGCCATGTCTTCGGCAACAACATCCCCGGCACCGGTTCGGCGATCTACGACTACGACGCCAACACCGTCACCCAGGTGCCGGGACTGCGGGCCAAGGACGAGCGGGACCAGTCGGCGAGCGTGCTGCTGCCCCCGGCGCAGGACCAGCGGGTGCTGACCCTCGGCGGCGGCAACATCGACTCCAACCCGGAGGCGGGCCGCCTCACCGACGTCATCGACCTCAAGGCCGCCGACCCCGCCTATGTCGCCGGGCCCCCGATCCCGCAGGGCACCGTCGACCTCGGCGCGGGCCCGGTCCCGCAGACCGGCGACCAGGGCAAGATGTACGTCTCCGCCGTGCTGCTGCCCGACGGCACGGTCCTGGAGACCGGCGGCGCGCTGCACAACCGCGCCGACCCGGTCCGCGAGACGTCGATCTACGACCCGGCGACCGGCACCTTCGACCCGGTGGCCGCCGACCCGGAGGCCCGGGGCTACCACTCGTCCGCGTTCCTGCTGCCCGACGGCCGGGTGATGACCACGGGCGACAACCCGGGCAACGGCACCTGGAACCACGCCGTGTCGCTGTACACCCCGCCGTATCTGCTCAAGGGGCCCCGCCCGGCCATCACTTCGGTGATCGACACGGAGTGGACGTACGGCGACACCCAGCGCATCACCGTCGACCGGCCGATCGCCAAGGCCGAGTTGATCCGCCCGGCCGCCGTCACCCACTCCTCCGACCCCAACCAGCGGTTCGTCGACCTGCCGCTGTCGGTGGACCCGGAGAACAGCGGTGACGCCGGCACCGTCGACCTGAACGTCACGAGCAACCCCGACCTGGCCCCGCCCGGCTGGTACATGCTGTTCGCGGTCGACGCGAACGGCGTGCCGTCGGTGGCGAAGTGGGTGCACCTCCAGGGCCCCAAGGCGCTCGCCGCCCCGGAGGCCGCCGCGCACGTCCACTCCTTCGCGGACTCGCTGACCGGCAAGGTCGAGGGGCCGCGGAAGAAGCGGACCTCGCAGCCGGTCCCGGTCACCGTCGCGGGCTGCGACCGGCACTACGGCACGGTCAACGTGTGCGTGCCGACCGCGTTCCCCGCGGAGGTGAAGCGGACGGCGGCGGCCCGCTGCGGCTGGCTGAAGAGGAACCACTACGGGCGGCTGAGGGTGAACGGCGGTGACGACCCGCTCGGCCTCGACCGCGACCGGGACGGCGTGGCGTGCGGGACGGCGGACGTGCGCGGGAGATGACCGGCGCCCCGGCGGCGGTAGGCACCCGCCGCCGGGGGCCGATTCCCTTGTCAGGAACCGCCGTTGATCGAGCCGCTGATCTGTCAGCCGCCGCTGTCGATCGAGCGGGTGGTCTGTCAGCCGCCGCTGTCGATCGTGCCGCCGGTCTGTCAGCCGCCGCTGTTGATCGAGCCGGTGATCGCCGCGTCGGTGTTCCCGCGCGCGGCCCTTTCACCCGCCCTGCGGGCCTGTTCGTCGGTGGCGCCCCGGCCGTAGGCGGCCAGCATGGCCGCGTCGCGACGCTGCGCGACCTGCTCGGCCCGCCGGGCCCTGATTCCGCTGAAGAAGGACGAGAGAGACATGACGGTCGCGCTACCCGCGATACCCGACGGCAAACAGGACGGCGGCGCCGCTCACCCCGCGAACCGGTCGAGGGCGCGCGCCACGATCGTCTCCAACTGCTCGTGGTGGGCGCCCTTCCAGTAGGCGCGGCCGCACGCACCGCACCGCGCGAAGACGTCGAACGAGCGCCGGGTGCCGCCCGCGAGCTGGTCGGCGACCTCCTCCTTGGTCGCCGCGCGCAGCAGGCCGTTGCAGGCGGTGCAGCGGGTCCAGGGGGCCAGTTCGGGGCGGAACCGGTCAAGGACGTCGTGGAGTTGGGCGTCGGGGTCGGTGGAGTAGACGTAGCCGCCCGCCCACAGTTCACGCCGGTGCAGCAGACCGCGGTCCCGGCTGAGCAGCACCCGCCGCTGCTCGGCCGAGCGGGCGGCGAGGGCCGGGTCGCCGATGTCCGTCGACTCGTAGGCGCTGTCCACGCCGAGCAGCCGCAACCGGCGGGCGAGGGTGCCGAGATGGACGTCGAGGAGGAAGCGGAGCGGGGCGCCGGGCACCCGCTGGGGGCGCTCGACGGGCCGGACGGTGACGGACTCGCCGGCCGCCGGGATGTGTCCGGCCGTCACCTCGCGGCCGTCCACGAGCAGGGCGCCCACCTCGGTCAGCGGCACCCCGAGGGACTCCACGACATGGCCGAGGGTGGCCTTGCCGTCGACGGTGAGGGCGGTGGCTCCGCTGCGGCGCGCGTGCGGCACGAACAGGGCGAGTTCGGGGGCGACTTCGACGTGGATCTCGGGTCCGTTCACCCGGTCAGGATGGCACGCGGGACGGTGCCTGGCTCAGGAATTCGGGGCGGGCGGCGGGTGGGCGCAGCCGTCGAGGGCGCGGTCCACGAGGTCGGTGAGGTCGTCCCGGAACCCGTGCTCCGCCCAGTACAGCGGGACCTCCATCAGACCGCCGAGCAGGGACATGGTGAAGACCCTGACCTCCAGGCGGTCCTGGCCCTGGCCCGCGCGTTCGGCGACGGCCTCGGAGAGCAGGTGGCCGGTGGCCGACACCGTCTCCAGGAGCCGGGCGCGGACGGCGGGCACCTCGGCGAGCAGCCGGCCGCGCAGCCGGGTCACCTCGGGCCCTTCGGCGGTGCCGAGGTCGACGGCGGTGCGCAGCACGTGCCGCAGCGAGGTCTGCCACGGCTCGTCGGCGGGACGCGCCCGCAGCGCGTCGAGGAGCCGCCCGGCGTGCTCGTGGGGCAGGACGATGTCCTCCTTGCCCGCGAAGTACCGCGACACCGTCGAGGGGGACACCTCGGCCAGGGCGGCGATCTGCTCGATCGTCGTGGCGTCGTAGCCCTGCCGCTCGATCAGCGCGTACGCGGCCGAGCGGATCGCCTCCCTGGTCTTGATCTTCTTCCGCTCGCGCAGGCCCGGCCGGGGGCGGTCGGTGGGGGCTGTGGGGTGCGCGGCGGTCATGGGGCCATTGTCGGGCATCCGGCGTCGGGGGCGGCCACGCCGTGCGGCCACGGAGACGGCCGGGCGGCGGCCGGTGGGCGGGTCGGGGCACGGAAGAGGGCCACGGCCGCTCGGCCGTGGCCCTGACGGGGGAGGGGCGGGCGGTCACCCGTGCTGGTACGCCACCAGGGAGATCCCGACGTAGTGGACGACGAACGCGGCCAGCGTCAGCGAGTGGAAGACCTCGTGGAAGCCGAACCAGCGCGGGGAGGGGTTGGGCCGCTTGATGCCGTAGACGACCCCGCCCGCGCTGTAGAGCAGTCCGCCCACGATCACCAGGACGAGGACGGCGATGCCGCCGGTGCGCATGAAGTCGGGCAGGAAGAAGACGGCCGCCCAGCCCATCGCGATGTAGCAGGGGGTGTAGAGCCAGCGCGGCGCGCCGACCCAGAAGACCCGGAAGGCGATGCCGGCCGCGGCGGCGGCCCAGATGCCCCAGAGCACCGCCTGCCCCTTCGCGCCGGGCAGCAGCAGCATCGTCAGCGGGGTGTAGGTGCCCGCGATGATCAGGAAGATGTTGGCGTGGTCGAGGCGGCGCAGCACGCCGTCCATCCGCGGACTCCAGTCGCCCCGGTGGTACAGCGCGCTCACGCCGAAGAGCAGGCACGCCGTGAGGACGTAGATCCCGCAGGCGATCCGGCCCCGGGAGGAGTCGGCGAGGGCGGTCAGCACCAGTCCGGCGACCAGAACGGCCGGAAACATACCCAGGTGCAGCCAGCCTCGGAGCTTCGGCTTCACCGGGTGCGGCAGGGAGAGCGCGGTGGGACCGCGGCCGACGGGCGGCTGGTCCGTGGGCGCGTCAGGGGCGGACGCAGTCATGCCCGCATCGTACCTACGGAACCGTAAGTTACGGGTCAACAACGGCTGGGGCCGACGAAGAGTGGCCATCGTCTCACGGTAGTTGGCGCGGGTGCCCGCCGCGTCAGGGTGGCACCAAGGGACCTTCAGGTGAACCCAACGCGCACGCAAAGGAACGCTCCGAAACGTTCGGGTACGTGGCGATCCTCACTCCGCTCAAGTGTGAGGCCCTCTGGACAGATGGGCGGACGCGTCGGATGATCAAATGAGTGCGGTCGGCACCGGATGAGCGCAGAGGGTTCACGTGCAGCGAACCAGCGTGGTGGCATCCGGGTCGCAGCCCCCACGGGGCCTCCAACAAAAAATCCCTCATCTAGGAGCAATCGTGGCGCGCGACAACGCGGCTCCCTCCGTCGTCCCCACCCACCACAAAGAACTGATCTCGTGGGTCAACGAGATCGTCGAACTGACCCAGCCGGACCACGTGGTGTGGTGCGACGGATCCGAGAGCGAGTACGAGCGCCTGTGCGGGGAGCTCGTGGCCAAGGGCACCTTCAAGCGGCTCGACCCGGTCAAGCGCCCCAACTCCTACTACGCGGCCTCCGACCCCACCGACGTCGCGCGGGTCGAGGACCGGACGTTCATCTGCTCCGAGCGGGAGGAGGACGCGGGTCCCACCAACCACTGGAAGGACCCCGCCGAGATGCGCGAGGTCTTCCGCGGCAAGGAGGGCCGCGGCGGTGTCTTCCGCGGCTCGATGCGCGGCCGGACGATGTACGTCGTCCCCTTCTGCATGGGCCCCCTCGGCTCCCCGCTCTCCGCGCTCGGCGTCGAGATCACCGACTCGGCCTACGTCGCCGTCTCGATGCGCACCATGACCCGCATGGGCCAGGCCGTCCTGGACGAACTGGGCACGGACGGGTTCTTCGTCAAGGCCGTCCACACCCTCGGCGCCCCCCTCCAGGAGGGCGAGGCCGACGTGCCGTGGCCGTGCAACCCGACCAAGTACATCTCGCA
The sequence above is a segment of the Streptomyces griseoviridis genome. Coding sequences within it:
- a CDS encoding thioredoxin domain-containing protein, coding for MNRLAGVTSPYLLQHADNPVDWWPWQPEAFEEARRRGVPVLLSVGYSACHWCHVMAHESFEDEVTAAFLNEHFVSVKVDREERPDVDAVYMEAVQAATGQGGWPMTVFLTPDAEPFYFGTYFPPEARPGVPSFRQVLEGVRAAWSDRRDEVAEVAGKIVRDLSEREIAFGAGAAPGDQETAQALLGLTREYDPQRGGFGGAPKFPPSMVLEFLLRHHARTGAEGALQMARDTCERMARGGIYDQLGGGFARYSVDRDWVVPHFEKMLYDNALLCRVYAHLWRATGSEQARRVALETADFMVRELRTAEGGFASALDADSDDGTGRHVEGAYYAWTPAQLAEVLGEDDARIAAHYFGVTDEGTFEHGSSVLQLPQQDSVFDAERIASIRRRLLAARDTRPAPGRDDKVVAAWNGLAIAALAETGAYFDRPDLVEAAVGAADLLVRLHLDEQARLARTSKDGRTGANAGVLEDYADVSEGFLALASVTGEGVWLEFAGFLLDHVLARFTDPESGALYDTATDAEQLIRRPQDPTDNATPSGWSAAAGALLGYAAQTGSTPHRAAAERALGVVRTLGPRVPRFVGWGLAVAEALLDGPREIAVVASEADDTASKSLHRTALLGLAPGAVVAYGTAGSDEFPLLADRPLVDGGPAAYVCRHFTCEAPTTDPAELRAALDG
- a CDS encoding glycosyltransferase, producing the protein MLTSIVIATVSMALFGMAAFTLWWQMHAWRTPEVLASTRFSRPDGAAHVSFSLLLPARHEQAVLDHTVQRLLESSHTDFEIIVIVGHDDPETTAVAERAAARDPRVRVVVDTHEKKNKPRAMNTALPRCRGAVVGVFDAEDQVHPELLAHVDHAFRTTGADVVQGGVQLINFHSSWYSLRNCLEYFFWFRSRLHLHAQKGFIPLGGNTVFVRTDVLRAAGGWDPDCLAEDCDLGVRLSSVGKKVVVAYDSAMVTREETPGSLMSLLKQRTRWNQGFLQVYRKKDWHRLPRFEQRLLARYTLMTPFLQAFSGVIIPLNVAVALFLDVPVGIAFVTFLPALTALVTFVFEVVGLHDFGAQYGLRVRTVHYLKLVLGGPAYQVLLAGAAIRAVWREQRGRTDWELTTHTGAHLSGAAVTRDLREDVPA
- a CDS encoding phospholipid carrier-dependent glycosyltransferase, translating into MTSTLPAATAPQVPAQRTPAPETAPPERPAAPGGLRAARPDLLLCGALLVVILVVQGWNIADYPALSDDEGTYLAQAWAVQQGSGLAHYTYWYDHPPLGWIQLALLTWIPSVLSPGSMTVGTMRTVMLLVSAVSAILLYLLARRLSLPRWAAALAMALFGLSPLSVVLQREIFLDNLAVLWTLLAFTLAASPSRHLWHHFAAGVAAAVGVLTKETMLVVLPALLLTMWRHSHRDTRKFALTGAVTACTLIGFLYPLFALLKGELVPGSGHVSLWDGITYQMTRPGSGFILDPGSGSYGVLHSWLYYDRVLPLGGLLGAVLLLVTWRWSVTARALAGPALTIAILAALALRPDGYLPAMYVIQALPFLALVLAGGAASVAHGVLRRRRTEREARYVTAGRHVVAVALALAAAAYTVPSWYDGARTAVTTDANAPYRAAAGWLASEVEEPRDTRVLVDDALWLDLVHAGYRPGLGVIWFYKADLDPAVTRTMPRGWRDLDYVVASPTVRRDAADLPHVRAAIDHSTPVAVFGTGPDRIEIRQIQPASGGVR
- a CDS encoding glycosyltransferase, yielding MTHEHAAVPGELTDPAGSGGALAEPGAVTLVVPTFNESANIRELLRQIAESVPSRLPCEVVFVDDSTDDTPDVIREAARHCPFPVTVLHRAEPVGGLGGAVVEGLRAATSEWIVVMDGDCQHPPSLVPELVATGERTGAGLVVASRYIEGGSRAGLAGGYRVAVSRAATWLTKSLFPRGLRGISDPMSGFFAIRRADITADTLKPLGYKILLELAVRGRPDRVGEVPFVFQDRFAGHSKSGAREGLRFLRHLIGLRTASPAARLIGFGLIGASGFLPNLLGLWALTRAGLHYVPAEIAANQLGVAWNLVLIEHLLFRDRRGHRRWWDRACRFALLANADLVLRIPLIALLVHRFGMGALGATALALAITFVLRFVGTEALVYLPRRGRGGSTAARRAV
- a CDS encoding galactose oxidase early set domain-containing protein, which translates into the protein MRKRSVRTHRRRTALVGVGALTAGLLLTAPQQAAAANLVVNAGFETAGPDGMPSCWERSGWGDNDFAFETTSDAHSGAKAMKVTLTRRVDGDRKALITESAACAPVVAAGRQYDLSLWYRSTTPDANVTLFRHDSTAGWQYWTDLKTLDMQGSWTEATVRTPEVPAGTDRITWGVSVYGTGSVTTDDYTMEQVATVTPPAGCTATAAECADGRWEVLPTRNPVRSMHSVVLSNGKVLLIAGSGNSEENFAAGTFTSAVYDPAAGTYKVIPTPKDMFCAGHVQLQDGRVLVMSGNQAFPAADGSHGYEGYKDSYLFDPATETYSRTNDLNDGHWYPSATELGNGDVISFGGLREDSTGSVTAEYWKDAEQRWLPLWQVNQTWSYWGLYPSMILMQDGRLFYSGSHVFGNNIPGTGSAIYDYDANTVTQVPGLRAKDERDQSASVLLPPAQDQRVLTLGGGNIDSNPEAGRLTDVIDLKAADPAYVAGPPIPQGTVDLGAGPVPQTGDQGKMYVSAVLLPDGTVLETGGALHNRADPVRETSIYDPATGTFDPVAADPEARGYHSSAFLLPDGRVMTTGDNPGNGTWNHAVSLYTPPYLLKGPRPAITSVIDTEWTYGDTQRITVDRPIAKAELIRPAAVTHSSDPNQRFVDLPLSVDPENSGDAGTVDLNVTSNPDLAPPGWYMLFAVDANGVPSVAKWVHLQGPKALAAPEAAAHVHSFADSLTGKVEGPRKKRTSQPVPVTVAGCDRHYGTVNVCVPTAFPAEVKRTAAARCGWLKRNHYGRLRVNGGDDPLGLDRDRDGVACGTADVRGR
- a CDS encoding Mut7-C RNAse domain-containing protein, which codes for MNGPEIHVEVAPELALFVPHARRSGATALTVDGKATLGHVVESLGVPLTEVGALLVDGREVTAGHIPAAGESVTVRPVERPQRVPGAPLRFLLDVHLGTLARRLRLLGVDSAYESTDIGDPALAARSAEQRRVLLSRDRGLLHRRELWAGGYVYSTDPDAQLHDVLDRFRPELAPWTRCTACNGLLRAATKEEVADQLAGGTRRSFDVFARCGACGRAYWKGAHHEQLETIVARALDRFAG
- a CDS encoding TetR/AcrR family transcriptional regulator, which codes for MTAAHPTAPTDRPRPGLRERKKIKTREAIRSAAYALIERQGYDATTIEQIAALAEVSPSTVSRYFAGKEDIVLPHEHAGRLLDALRARPADEPWQTSLRHVLRTAVDLGTAEGPEVTRLRGRLLAEVPAVRARLLETVSATGHLLSEAVAERAGQGQDRLEVRVFTMSLLGGLMEVPLYWAEHGFRDDLTDLVDRALDGCAHPPPAPNS
- the trhA gene encoding PAQR family membrane homeostasis protein TrhA, with amino-acid sequence MTASAPDAPTDQPPVGRGPTALSLPHPVKPKLRGWLHLGMFPAVLVAGLVLTALADSSRGRIACGIYVLTACLLFGVSALYHRGDWSPRMDGVLRRLDHANIFLIIAGTYTPLTMLLLPGAKGQAVLWGIWAAAAAGIAFRVFWVGAPRWLYTPCYIAMGWAAVFFLPDFMRTGGIAVLVLVIVGGLLYSAGGVVYGIKRPNPSPRWFGFHEVFHSLTLAAFVVHYVGISLVAYQHG